In the Moraxella osloensis genome, one interval contains:
- a CDS encoding MBL fold metallo-hydrolase, giving the protein MQIHSFLDTTTETFTHVLVDETTQQCAIIDPVLDFDPSAGRISHENANNLIAFIEQQALTLVYIIETHAHADHLSSAPYLKAKLGGQIVIGKSIDSVQKTFKSIYDLSSQFKTDASQFDILTEEGSTLSLGSLIITAMHMPGHTPADMVYWVDDGQRKAVFVGDTLFAPDVGTARCDFPNGSSSDLYDSIQRLLSLPDDTLLYLCHDYPPKNGRQHTPTTTVADEKQRNIHVKHGTSKAEFIQMRETRDKDLPMPRLILPSVQVNINAGELPNAHANGIKYLSIPLNQF; this is encoded by the coding sequence ATGCAAATTCACTCATTTTTGGACACTACCACAGAAACCTTTACCCATGTATTGGTCGATGAAACCACACAACAATGTGCCATTATCGATCCTGTGCTAGACTTTGACCCAAGTGCAGGCAGAATCAGCCACGAAAATGCCAATAACTTGATTGCCTTCATCGAGCAGCAGGCCTTGACGTTGGTATATATCATCGAAACCCATGCCCATGCCGACCATTTATCCTCTGCCCCATATCTCAAAGCCAAGCTTGGCGGACAAATCGTGATTGGTAAATCCATCGACAGCGTACAAAAAACCTTCAAGTCGATTTATGACTTGAGTAGTCAGTTTAAAACCGATGCCAGCCAGTTTGATATCTTGACCGAGGAAGGCTCAACGCTCAGCTTGGGAAGTCTGATCATCACAGCCATGCACATGCCAGGGCATACGCCAGCTGATATGGTATATTGGGTTGACGATGGGCAACGCAAGGCAGTGTTTGTTGGCGATACCTTATTTGCCCCTGATGTGGGGACGGCTCGGTGCGATTTCCCCAATGGTAGCAGCTCAGATTTGTACGATTCGATTCAGAGATTATTGTCGCTACCCGACGATACCTTGCTGTATCTGTGCCATGATTATCCGCCCAAAAATGGTCGACAACATACCCCAACCACCACCGTAGCTGATGAAAAACAACGCAATATTCACGTCAAGCACGGTACCAGTAAAGCCGAATTTATACAAATGCGAGAAACTCGGGACAAAGATTTGCCGATGCCAAGGCTGATTTTGCCATCAGTACAGGTCAATATCAATGCAGGCGAATTACCCAATGCCCATGCCAATGGGATAAAATATTTGAGCATTCCATTGAACCAGTTTTGA
- a CDS encoding IS3 family transposase (programmed frameshift): protein MTKVRKRHNAEFKSKVAVEAIKEHKTINELTAEYGVHATQISNWKKQALAVIPSAFNTKQHDNEQAQQATIDELHRQLGQVISERDWLKKKFLTATLNARKQLLEPDNKDFSTRKQCELLGINRSSLYYQPKPISKLDITLMNLLDEQYTKTPFYGVKRMTAHLRQLGHPVGQKRVRRLLRQMGLDAIYQHPNTSKPNPEHRVYPYLLRNVPIIRCNQVWSTDITYIRLSKGFVYLMAVIDWYSRYVLDWSLSTTLEADFCIDTVGKLLHNGLRCEIFNTDQGSQFTSPRFTTPLIDSGIAVSMDGRGRALDNIFVERLWRSVKYECVYLRQFDTVSQARVGLKEYFEFYNHERLHQSLDYHTPAQVYLNNSSVNPVLYQPNSILIL from the exons ATGACAAAAGTTCGTAAACGTCACAATGCTGAATTTAAAAGCAAAGTTGCTGTTGAAGCAATTAAAGAGCACAAGACAATCAATGAACTGACCGCTGAATACGGTGTTCATGCAACCCAAATCAGCAACTGGAAAAAGCAAGCCTTGGCTGTCATACCCAGTGCCTTTAACACCAAACAGCATGACAACGAACAAGCCCAGCAAGCCACTATCGATGAACTGCATCGGCAATTAGGGCAAGTCATTAGCGAGAGAGACTGGCTTAAAAAAAAGT TCCTCACAGCTACCCTAAATGCTCGTAAACAACTGCTAGAGCCTGACAATAAGGATTTCAGTACTCGTAAGCAATGTGAACTACTTGGTATTAACCGCTCAAGTCTGTATTATCAGCCAAAGCCCATCAGTAAGCTTGATATCACCTTAATGAACCTACTTGACGAACAATATACCAAAACCCCATTTTACGGGGTAAAGCGTATGACTGCTCATTTAAGGCAATTGGGTCATCCAGTAGGACAAAAGCGAGTTAGGCGATTACTACGGCAAATGGGATTAGATGCCATCTATCAGCATCCTAACACGAGTAAGCCTAACCCTGAGCATCGAGTTTACCCGTATTTGCTTAGGAATGTACCCATTATCCGCTGTAATCAGGTATGGAGTACGGACATCACTTACATCCGCCTGTCTAAGGGCTTTGTGTATTTGATGGCGGTGATTGATTGGTACAGCCGTTACGTTTTAGACTGGTCGCTATCAACGACACTTGAAGCAGATTTCTGCATTGATACGGTGGGCAAATTACTGCACAATGGTCTACGCTGTGAGATTTTTAATACGGATCAAGGCTCGCAGTTTACCAGCCCAAGATTTACCACGCCGCTGATTGATTCGGGCATTGCTGTAAGCATGGACGGTCGTGGCAGGGCGTTGGATAATATCTTTGTAGAACGGCTTTGGCGGTCAGTAAAGTACGAATGCGTGTATTTACGCCAGTTTGATACAGTCAGTCAAGCCAGAGTTGGTTTGAAAGAATATTTCGAGTTTTACAATCATGAGCGGTTGCATCAGTCGCTTGATTACCATACCCCTGCACAGGTTTATTTAAACAATAGTTCGGTTAATCCTGTGCTTTATCAACCCAATTCTATCTTAATTTTATGA
- a CDS encoding phytanoyl-CoA dioxygenase family protein, translated as MLTNTGRSRFDIDPKDHNAEYPSLRRIASPTEISNKFYNAAINSRIAKMASQLIGHSGTCLHHSKINAKLPHTTTMVKWHQDFPFTPQTNDDMLTALLMIGDVTLDNGPLQVVPGSHKGELFSHWENDKFVGKISADIENKHCQKFESCIGSAGTVCFMHTRLLHSSGPNISELPRYLFIAVYNAEDAYPLAANPLPSIHERTLVDGQITGIVRLTSNELKLPEIPKGASFFTQQEVAQA; from the coding sequence ATGTTGACAAACACCGGTAGATCTAGGTTTGATATTGATCCAAAGGATCATAATGCAGAATACCCATCTCTAAGACGTATTGCCTCACCTACTGAAATTTCTAATAAATTTTATAATGCTGCAATCAATTCAAGGATAGCAAAAATGGCAAGCCAACTTATTGGTCACTCTGGAACTTGCTTACATCACAGTAAAATCAACGCTAAACTTCCACATACCACAACCATGGTCAAATGGCATCAAGATTTCCCTTTTACGCCTCAAACTAACGACGATATGCTTACAGCGTTACTAATGATAGGTGATGTCACGTTAGATAATGGTCCACTGCAAGTTGTACCAGGTAGTCATAAAGGCGAATTATTCTCACATTGGGAGAATGATAAATTCGTTGGCAAGATTAGTGCTGACATTGAAAATAAGCATTGTCAAAAATTTGAGTCTTGTATCGGTTCAGCAGGTACAGTCTGTTTTATGCATACACGACTACTACATTCATCAGGACCAAACATCAGTGAGTTACCTCGTTACTTATTTATCGCAGTTTATAATGCTGAAGATGCCTACCCACTTGCAGCTAACCCTTTACCAAGTATTCATGAGCGAACTTTAGTAGATGGGCAAATTACTGGTATTGTCCGTTTGACATCAAATGAGTTAAAACTACCCGAGATACCCAAAGGGGCTTCTTTCTTCACTCAGCAAGAAGTCGCTCAAGCCTAA
- a CDS encoding IS3 family transposase (programmed frameshift) — protein MAQYSVERKQAILNKLLSPELISIAQLARDEHIAEQTLYNWRHQAKHQGKAVPTNDKTKELSPETKLTIIIDTAKLNETELAEYCRSKGLYPEQIAQWKTQTLTGFSTNEQQTSLNRKQHQTDQKQIKQLKQEIKRKDKALAEAAAILILPKKARYPMGGGRGRMTSLSERQQLITLIDEATNAGTRLHIACSEVGISRRTYRRWKADKNHLGDKRPIAVRPAPSNKLSDIERQAILDACNEPRFASLPPSQIVPTLLDEGIYHASESSFYRVLRQHNQLKPRGRAKAPNPRKPPETFIATKPCQVFCWDITYLPSTVRGQFYYLYMIEDIYSRKIVGFEVYDREAGDLAAKLLERTLLNEKAIGTGVILHSDNGAPMKSQTLRMKAYELGVLTSYSRPRVSNDNPFAEALFRTVKYAPSFPEHGFDSLDNARVWVNGFVHWYNAEHKHSGLNFVTPNERHTLKDGDILARRESVLVMAKQVNPARWNGRAVRNCSPVQPTALNPVRLSTRVKPSEVLVA, from the exons ATGGCACAATACAGTGTAGAACGCAAACAAGCAATATTAAACAAACTGCTATCGCCTGAACTAATTAGCATAGCGCAATTAGCCCGAGACGAACACATCGCCGAACAAACCCTATATAATTGGCGTCATCAAGCTAAACACCAAGGGAAAGCCGTGCCGACCAACGACAAAACCAAAGAATTAAGCCCTGAGACCAAGCTCACCATCATTATTGACACTGCCAAGCTTAATGAGACCGAGCTTGCCGAATACTGTCGCAGCAAAGGGCTCTACCCTGAACAAATCGCCCAATGGAAAACACAGACCCTCACAGGCTTTAGCACAAATGAACAACAAACCAGCCTAAATCGCAAACAACATCAAACCGACCAAAAACAAATCAAACAACTCAAACAAGAAATCAAACGCAAAGACAAAGCGCTTGCGGAGGCAGCTGCCATACTGATCTTGC CGAAAAAAGCTCGATACCCTATGGGGGGAGGACGAGGACGAATGACCTCACTGTCAGAGCGACAACAACTCATCACGCTTATAGATGAAGCCACCAACGCAGGGACAAGGCTTCACATCGCCTGTAGCGAGGTTGGCATAAGCCGTCGCACCTACCGACGCTGGAAGGCGGACAAAAACCACTTAGGGGATAAGCGCCCCATCGCTGTTAGACCTGCCCCGAGTAATAAACTAAGTGACATAGAACGCCAAGCCATCCTTGATGCCTGTAATGAACCCCGCTTTGCCAGTCTACCGCCGAGCCAAATCGTACCCACGCTACTCGATGAAGGCATTTATCATGCCTCAGAATCAAGCTTTTACCGTGTCCTAAGGCAACATAACCAACTTAAGCCTCGAGGACGTGCCAAAGCCCCTAATCCTCGTAAACCGCCAGAGACGTTTATTGCCACCAAGCCTTGCCAGGTATTCTGTTGGGATATCACTTATTTACCAAGTACGGTACGTGGACAGTTTTATTATCTGTATATGATTGAGGATATCTACAGCCGTAAGATTGTAGGTTTCGAGGTGTATGACAGGGAAGCGGGTGATTTAGCGGCTAAACTACTAGAACGTACCCTGCTTAATGAGAAAGCGATTGGGACAGGGGTGATACTGCATTCGGATAATGGGGCGCCGATGAAGTCGCAGACCCTGCGAATGAAAGCCTATGAGCTTGGGGTGTTAACCTCTTATAGTCGTCCTCGGGTGAGTAATGATAATCCGTTTGCTGAGGCGCTGTTTCGTACTGTTAAGTATGCGCCAAGTTTCCCTGAGCATGGCTTTGATAGTTTAGACAATGCTCGGGTATGGGTGAATGGCTTTGTCCATTGGTATAACGCTGAGCATAAGCATAGTGGGTTAAATTTCGTGACGCCAAACGAGCGTCATACGCTTAAAGATGGTGATATTCTAGCAAGACGTGAGTCGGTGCTGGTGATGGCAAAGCAGGTGAATCCTGCTCGCTGGAATGGTAGAGCGGTGAGAAATTGTTCGCCTGTTCAGCCAACAGCGCTTAATCCTGTGCGTTTATCTACACGGGTTAAGCCCTCTGAGGTTTTAGTCGCTTAA
- a CDS encoding IS3 family transposase (programmed frameshift), with product MAQYSLERKQAILNKLLSPELISIAQLARDEHIAEQTLYNWRHQAKHQGKAVPTNDKTKELSPETKLTIIIDTAKLNETELAEYCRSKGLYPEQIAQWKTQTLTGFSTNEQQTSLNRKQHQTDQKQIKQLKQEIKRKDKALAEAAAILILRKKLDNPMGGGRGRMTSLSERQQLITLIDEATNAGTRLHIACSEVGISRRTYRRWKADKNHLGDKRPIAVRPAPSNKLSDIERQAILDACNEPRFASLPPSQIVPTLLDEGIYHASESSFYRILKQHNQLTHRGRAKAKNPRKPPETFIATKPCQVFCWDITYLPSTVRGQFYYLYLIEDIYSRKIVGYEVYDKEAGDLAARLLERTLLIENAIGAGVVLHSDNGAAMKSQTLRMKAYELGVLTSYSRPRVSNDNPFAEALFRTVKYAPSFPEHGFDSLDNARMWVNGFVHWYNTEHKHSGLNFVTPNERHTLKDGDILARRESVLVMAKQVNPARWNGRAVRNCLPVQPTALNPVRLSKRINPTEVLVA from the exons ATGGCACAATACAGTCTAGAACGCAAACAAGCAATACTAAACAAACTGCTATCGCCTGAACTAATTAGCATAGCGCAATTAGCCCGAGACGAACACATCGCCGAACAAACCCTATATAATTGGCGTCATCAAGCTAAACACCAAGGGAAAGCCGTGCCGACCAACGACAAAACCAAAGAATTAAGCCCTGAGACCAAGCTCACCATCATTATTGACACTGCCAAGCTTAATGAGACCGAGCTTGCCGAATACTGTCGCAGCAAAGGGCTCTACCCTGAACAAATCGCCCAATGGAAAACACAGACCCTCACAGGCTTTAGCACAAATGAACAACAAACCAGCCTAAATCGCAAACAACATCAAACCGACCAAAAACAAATCAAACAACTCAAACAAGAAATCAAACGCAAAGACAAAGCGCTTGCGGAGGCAGCTGCCATACTGATCTTGCGAAAAAAGCTCGATA ACCCTATGGGGGGAGGACGAGGACGAATGACCTCACTGTCAGAGCGACAACAACTCATCACGCTTATAGATGAAGCCACCAACGCAGGGACAAGGCTTCACATCGCCTGTAGCGAGGTTGGCATAAGCCGTCGCACCTACCGACGCTGGAAGGCGGACAAAAACCACTTAGGGGATAAGCGCCCCATCGCTGTTAGACCTGCCCCGAGTAATAAACTAAGTGACATAGAACGCCAAGCCATCCTTGATGCCTGTAATGAACCCCGCTTTGCCAGTCTACCGCCGAGCCAAATCGTACCCACGCTACTCGATGAAGGCATTTATCATGCCTCAGAATCCAGTTTTTACCGTATCCTAAAACAACACAACCAACTCACCCACCGAGGACGAGCCAAAGCAAAAAATCCCCGTAAACCGCCCGAAACCTTTATTGCCACCAAACCCTGTCAGGTGTTTTGCTGGGATATTACCTATTTGCCAAGTACGGTGCGTGGGCAGTTTTATTATTTATACCTGATTGAGGATATCTATAGCCGTAAGATTGTGGGATACGAGGTATATGATAAAGAGGCAGGGGATTTGGCTGCAAGGTTGCTTGAACGCACGCTGTTAATCGAGAATGCCATTGGTGCAGGGGTGGTACTGCATTCGGATAATGGGGCTGCGATGAAGTCGCAGACTTTGCGAATGAAGGCGTATGAGCTTGGGGTATTAACCTCTTATAGTCGTCCTCGGGTGAGTAATGATAATCCGTTTGCTGAGGCGCTGTTTCGTACTGTTAAGTATGCGCCAAGTTTCCCTGAGCATGGCTTTGATAGTTTAGACAATGCTCGTATGTGGGTGAATGGCTTTGTCCATTGGTATAACACTGAGCATAAGCATAGTGGGTTAAATTTCGTGACGCCAAACGAGCGCCATACGCTTAAAGATGGTGATATTCTAGCAAGACGTGAGTCGGTGCTTGTGATGGCAAAGCAGGTGAATCCTGCTCGCTGGAATGGTAGAGCAGTGAGAAATTGTTTGCCTGTTCAGCCAACAGCGCTTAATCCTGTGCGTCTGTCTAAACGGATTAATCCCACTGAGGTTTTAGTCGCTTGA
- a CDS encoding transposase encodes MLDKRGNTNHLERCELIERFIKQFGKDNLEMIVADREFVGEKWFNWLTNNHIPFAIRIKKNSKVKNHHGKLVQIKELLRHVSHQETYRHGRILTVDGCLVRVFAKRDKDYGLVIVATNQLETVDAMTSYAKNLFTIFSITKR; translated from the coding sequence ATGCTAGATAAGCGAGGTAATACAAACCATCTTGAACGCTGTGAACTTATTGAGCGGTTTATCAAACAATTTGGCAAAGATAACCTTGAGATGATAGTAGCAGACAGAGAGTTTGTTGGCGAAAAATGGTTTAACTGGCTCACCAATAATCACATCCCCTTTGCCATACGGATTAAGAAGAACAGTAAAGTTAAGAATCATCATGGCAAGTTGGTACAGATTAAAGAGTTATTACGCCATGTTAGCCATCAAGAAACATATCGACATGGACGAATACTGACTGTCGATGGTTGTTTGGTTCGAGTATTTGCCAAGCGTGATAAAGACTACGGTTTAGTGATTGTCGCAACCAATCAACTAGAAACAGTGGATGCGATGACAAGCTATGCTAAGAACCTGTTCACAATCTTTTCAATAACAAAGCGATGA
- a CDS encoding IS5 family transposase (programmed frameshift) → MRKSYPSDISRKQFEHILPILESARKKTKPRTVDLYDVFCGLLYILRTGCQWRQLPHDFPKWRTVHSYFQKWSELDEEGNSILDQALKKLVKKARKKDKRKGKTSFIIIDAQSVKNTDTAKNKGYDAGKKVSGIKRHIAVDSQGLPHAICITTANITDREGAKTLLRQHAKRLSRVKNVMVDGGYRGEAFANSVKSILGETVTTEVAKRDELHTFKVIPKRWVVERSFAWLEKNRRLWKNCERHLNSSLQFTNLAFIALLLKRL, encoded by the exons ATGAGAAAATCCTATCCAAGCGACATTAGCCGAAAACAATTTGAGCACATACTACCCATTCTAGAAAGCGCTAGGAAGAAGACCAAACCAAGAACGGTTGACCTTTATGACGTATTTTGTGGGTTATTGTATATACTAAGAACAGGTTGCCAATGGCGACAGCTACCCCATGACTTTCCCAAATGGCGCACCGTCCACTCGTACTTTCAGAAATGGAGTGAGCTTGACGAAGAAGGCAACAGCATTCTTGACCAAGCCTTA AAAAAATTAGTCAAAAAAGCGCGAAAGAAGGACAAACGTAAGGGCAAAACCAGTTTTATCATTATCGATGCTCAAAGCGTTAAGAATACAGATACCGCCAAAAACAAAGGCTATGATGCAGGAAAGAAAGTATCAGGGATTAAGCGCCATATTGCGGTAGACAGCCAAGGCTTGCCGCATGCTATCTGTATTACCACTGCCAATATCACCGACCGTGAGGGTGCTAAAACGTTACTTCGTCAACATGCCAAACGATTAAGCCGCGTAAAAAATGTGATGGTTGATGGCGGTTATCGAGGTGAGGCATTTGCTAATAGTGTTAAATCTATTTTAGGCGAAACCGTTACCACAGAAGTTGCCAAAAGAGATGAACTGCATACGTTTAAAGTCATACCAAAGCGGTGGGTTGTAGAACGTTCGTTTGCTTGGCTTGAGAAAAATAGACGTCTATGGAAAAACTGTGAGCGTCATTTAAATTCGAGCCTTCAATTTACCAATCTCGCTTTCATCGCTTTGTTATTGAAAAGATTGTGA
- a CDS encoding 4Fe-4S cluster-binding domain-containing protein: MLNIVEYDIVFQEVPTEISLALTVAGCPLMCRGCSRADTWKKEKGTPLTDDFLAGLLESYKGLISCVLFMGGEWQPSALLSALKQIRHSGLKTALYTGLDAIPSSLQAELTYLKTGPWIMELGGLDIPPLSE; encoded by the coding sequence ATGTTGAATATTGTTGAATATGACATTGTTTTTCAAGAAGTACCAACAGAGATTAGCTTAGCGTTGACCGTTGCTGGCTGCCCTTTAATGTGCCGAGGTTGTAGTCGTGCTGATACGTGGAAAAAAGAGAAAGGTACGCCTTTAACTGATGACTTTTTAGCGGGGTTATTGGAAAGCTATAAAGGTCTCATCAGCTGTGTGCTGTTTATGGGTGGTGAATGGCAACCGTCCGCCTTGTTGTCTGCGCTCAAGCAGATTCGACACTCCGGATTGAAAACGGCACTGTACACAGGCTTGGATGCCATACCGTCCAGTTTGCAAGCAGAGCTAACTTATCTAAAAACAGGACCATGGATTATGGAGCTTGGAGGTTTAGACATTCCCCCACTGTCAGAATAG
- a CDS encoding transposase, which translates to MAQYSLERKQAILNKLLSPELISIAQLARDEHIAEQTLYNWRHQAKHQGKAVPTNDKTKELSPETKLTIIIDTAKLNETELAEYCRSKGLYPEQIAQWKTQTLTGFSTSEQQTSLNRKQQQADQKQIKQLKQEIKRKDKALAEAAAILILRKKLNALWGEDEDE; encoded by the coding sequence ATGGCACAATACAGTCTAGAACGCAAACAAGCAATACTAAACAAACTGCTATCGCCTGAACTAATTAGCATAGCGCAATTAGCCCGAGACGAACACATCGCCGAACAAACCCTATATAATTGGCGTCATCAAGCTAAACACCAAGGGAAAGCCGTGCCGACCAACGACAAAACCAAAGAATTAAGCCCTGAGACCAAGCTCACCATCATTATTGACACTGCCAAGCTTAATGAGACCGAGCTTGCCGAATACTGTCGCAGCAAAGGGCTCTACCCTGAACAAATCGCCCAATGGAAAACACAGACCCTCACAGGCTTTAGCACAAGCGAACAACAAACCAGCCTAAATCGAAAACAGCAACAAGCAGACCAAAAACAAATCAAACAACTCAAACAAGAAATCAAACGCAAAGACAAAGCGCTTGCGGAGGCAGCCGCCATACTGATCTTGCGAAAAAAGCTCAATGCCCTATGGGGGGAGGACGAGGACGAATGA
- the nrdD gene encoding anaerobic ribonucleoside-triphosphate reductase, whose translation MSKLNSEQLGDKLFFIKDYMQANNAADGSHVDANANVTVKNIATLESEIMKDYFIQVNRSQVQQQIHACFDSDLADEYLRQIEDHEIYVHDETSLKPYCVSVSLYPFLLDGLKKLGGEAGPPQHLASFCGSFINLIFAISSQFAGAVATVEFLAYFDYFARKDHGSDYLNTHKSLIENCFQQVVYSINQPAAARGYQSAFWNISLYDEYYFDAMFANFVFPDGERPCWETIKQLQAYFLTWFNEERKRAILTFPVVTCAMLTENGKCKDEEYADMLATELAEKNSFFIYQSDNPDSLASCCRLRNEITDHSFSYTLGAGGVATGSINVITLNLNRMIQNGQDLTAEVQKIHKYQVSYRKLMERYQASGMLPVYDAGFIQLDKQFLTLGINGMAEAAESQGIVVGNNQQYHTFVNNILKTIYDENRKASIQYGLKFNTEFVPAENLGVKNAKWDKRDGYEVQRECYNSYLYLVEDETTNTLDKFMLHGRELTQWLDGGSALHLNLDETLDKQQYRKLLDIAATTGCQYFCINVRITICNECQHIDKRTLYHCEACGSNDVDHATRIIGYLKRVSAFSEGRRLEHQLRHYRRERQVDVA comes from the coding sequence ATGAGTAAGTTGAATTCAGAGCAGTTGGGCGATAAATTATTTTTTATCAAAGATTATATGCAAGCCAATAATGCAGCAGATGGCTCTCATGTAGACGCCAATGCCAACGTGACGGTAAAGAATATTGCCACGTTAGAAAGCGAAATTATGAAAGATTACTTTATTCAGGTTAATCGCAGTCAAGTACAACAGCAGATTCACGCATGTTTTGATAGTGATTTGGCAGATGAGTATTTGCGCCAAATTGAAGATCATGAAATTTATGTCCATGACGAGACCAGCCTAAAACCTTACTGCGTCTCAGTATCGTTATATCCATTTTTGCTGGATGGCCTAAAGAAGTTGGGAGGTGAGGCCGGTCCACCGCAGCACTTAGCGTCGTTTTGTGGCTCTTTCATTAACTTGATATTTGCCATTAGTTCGCAATTCGCGGGAGCAGTGGCAACGGTTGAGTTTCTTGCCTATTTCGATTACTTTGCTCGTAAAGACCATGGTAGTGATTATTTAAACACTCATAAATCATTGATTGAAAATTGTTTCCAGCAAGTGGTTTATTCCATTAATCAACCTGCTGCGGCGCGTGGTTATCAAAGCGCGTTTTGGAATATCTCTTTATACGACGAATATTATTTTGATGCCATGTTTGCCAACTTTGTCTTTCCTGATGGTGAAAGACCGTGCTGGGAAACGATTAAACAGCTACAGGCGTATTTTTTAACCTGGTTTAATGAAGAGCGTAAACGTGCAATCTTAACTTTCCCAGTCGTTACCTGCGCCATGCTAACCGAAAACGGTAAATGTAAAGATGAAGAATATGCCGATATGCTAGCGACCGAGTTGGCAGAAAAAAACAGCTTCTTTATTTATCAAAGCGACAATCCGGATTCTTTAGCCTCTTGTTGTCGTCTGCGCAATGAAATCACTGATCACAGTTTCTCTTATACTTTAGGCGCAGGTGGCGTGGCTACTGGCTCAATCAATGTTATTACCCTTAATCTGAATCGTATGATTCAAAATGGACAAGATTTGACTGCAGAGGTACAAAAAATTCATAAGTATCAGGTCAGTTATCGTAAGCTGATGGAACGATATCAAGCATCTGGCATGTTGCCCGTTTACGATGCAGGGTTTATTCAACTAGATAAGCAGTTTTTGACGCTCGGTATCAATGGCATGGCAGAAGCTGCGGAGAGTCAAGGCATAGTAGTTGGTAATAATCAGCAATATCATACCTTCGTTAATAATATCCTAAAAACCATTTATGATGAAAATCGTAAAGCCAGTATCCAGTATGGTTTGAAATTTAATACTGAGTTTGTACCCGCAGAAAACTTAGGCGTTAAAAATGCCAAATGGGACAAACGAGACGGCTATGAGGTGCAGCGAGAGTGTTATAACTCTTATCTGTATCTGGTAGAGGATGAAACAACCAATACCTTGGATAAGTTTATGCTGCATGGGCGTGAGCTCACGCAGTGGCTCGATGGTGGCTCGGCCTTACATTTGAATTTGGATGAAACTCTCGATAAGCAGCAGTATCGTAAATTACTAGATATTGCGGCAACCACAGGGTGTCAGTACTTTTGTATTAACGTGCGTATCACCATTTGCAATGAGTGTCAGCATATTGATAAGCGTACCCTTTATCACTGTGAGGCTTGTGGCTCAAACGATGTTGATCATGCTACGCGTATCATTGGCTATTTAAAGCGGGTATCCGCTTTTAGTGAGGGTCGACGCTTAGAACATCAATTGCGCCACTATCGCCGTGAACGCCAAGTTGATGTGGCTTAA